One window of Trinickia caryophylli genomic DNA carries:
- a CDS encoding DUF3096 domain-containing protein encodes MNISVSLGPLAALIAGILILIVPRLLNYIVALYLIIIGILGLIGPASEHLRL; translated from the coding sequence ATGAACATTTCCGTCAGCCTTGGACCGCTTGCCGCGCTGATCGCGGGCATTCTGATCCTGATCGTGCCGCGACTCCTGAACTACATCGTCGCGCTTTACCTCATCATCATCGGCATACTCGGCCTCATCGGCCCCGCATCCGAGCACCTGCGGCTCTGA
- a CDS encoding lactonase family protein: MRLARRGGARALPFRAAFWRKGFAVLLGLAAAHACAQSSAAAGGGAYDLLVGTYTASGKSDGIQVYRFDPQSGRATPLASAKAVNPSYLVMGRGNRFVYAVNELPGDNGPATVRGGVSAFSFDPASGQLTLLDRVSAEGNDPCYLSLSPDGKYLLAANYSVAPDPGGSFTVLPVAADGRVEPAVLTVHHEGGGPVRGRQDSAHVHSTVFAPDGRYLFVQDLGADKLFAYRYTPDGSRGLLSPTTVRYVPMPAGSGPRHLVFDARGRYAYATSELDASVTVFQYAEGVLRPLQTIKLARPGFTGKQGAAAIHLSPDGRFLYATNRGDANEIVIFSVDPHDGLIQVVGRQSTLGRTPREFAIDPSGRWLVVGNQDSDTAYVFARDAATGLLAPNPLRLDIGSPVDFKFVPVS, from the coding sequence ATGCGGTTGGCCCGGCGCGGCGGTGCGCGCGCCCTGCCATTCAGAGCGGCATTTTGGCGTAAAGGTTTCGCCGTTCTCCTCGGGCTGGCCGCGGCGCATGCGTGTGCGCAGTCGTCGGCGGCTGCGGGCGGCGGTGCCTACGATCTGCTCGTCGGCACGTATACGGCGAGCGGCAAGAGCGACGGTATCCAGGTCTATCGCTTCGATCCGCAAAGCGGGCGCGCCACGCCGCTCGCGTCGGCGAAGGCCGTCAACCCGTCGTATCTCGTGATGGGGCGGGGCAATCGCTTCGTCTATGCGGTCAACGAGCTGCCCGGCGATAATGGGCCGGCCACCGTGCGCGGCGGCGTGAGCGCGTTTTCCTTCGATCCGGCGAGCGGCCAGCTGACATTGCTCGACCGCGTGTCGGCCGAAGGCAACGACCCCTGCTATCTGAGCCTGTCGCCCGACGGCAAATACCTGCTCGCCGCGAATTATTCGGTTGCGCCCGACCCCGGTGGCAGTTTCACCGTGCTGCCCGTCGCGGCGGATGGCCGCGTCGAGCCCGCCGTTCTCACCGTTCACCACGAGGGCGGCGGGCCGGTGAGGGGCCGACAGGACAGCGCGCACGTCCATTCGACGGTCTTCGCGCCCGACGGGCGTTACCTTTTCGTTCAGGACCTCGGCGCCGACAAGCTTTTCGCCTATCGCTACACGCCCGACGGCAGTCGCGGCCTGCTGAGTCCAACGACGGTGCGCTACGTGCCCATGCCGGCCGGATCGGGCCCCCGACATCTCGTTTTCGATGCGCGCGGGCGGTACGCCTATGCAACGAGCGAACTCGATGCGAGCGTGACCGTGTTCCAGTACGCCGAGGGCGTTCTGCGCCCGCTGCAGACGATCAAGCTCGCGCGGCCCGGTTTTACCGGCAAGCAGGGCGCGGCGGCCATCCATTTGTCGCCCGACGGGCGCTTCCTCTACGCCACCAATCGCGGCGACGCCAACGAGATCGTCATTTTCTCCGTCGACCCGCACGACGGCCTGATCCAGGTGGTCGGGCGCCAATCGACGCTCGGCCGCACGCCGCGCGAATTCGCGATCGATCCGAGCGGACGCTGGCTCGTCGTCGGCAATCAGGACAGCGATACCGCGTACGTGTTTGCGCGCGACGCGGCCACCGGGCTGCTCGCGCCGAACCCGCTACGGCTCGACATCGGCTCGCCTGTCGACTTCAAGTTCGTGCCGGTGTCCTGA